A window of Paenibacillus sp. 19GGS1-52 contains these coding sequences:
- the fni gene encoding type 2 isopentenyl-diphosphate Delta-isomerase → MNDTPQDAVPQEVNGQPGADHGGSLLPTSKTGERKIEHVRLCLNEEVGGSGITTGFEHYRFRHNALPELNFDNISLRTVFLERQLRTPLLISSMTGGSAATGAINARLAEAAERRGWALGVGSVRAAVERSELASSFRVRDKAPSIPVIANIGAVQLSYGFGVEECRRAVEIVGADYLVLHLNGLQEVFQPEGNTGFASLLSQIEQVCRMLEVPVGVKEVGWGIDGETAAKLYNAGAAFIDVAGAGGTSWSQVEKFRSTDPVRRAAAEAFADWGIPTAECIAEVRAVSPNGALIGSGGLKHGVDAAKALALGANLAGFGRNLLGPAVHSEEALDAALAQIELELRTAMFGIGAPDLAALRGTSRLVRG, encoded by the coding sequence ATGAATGATACGCCACAGGATGCCGTGCCGCAGGAAGTGAACGGGCAGCCTGGCGCGGATCATGGCGGTTCCTTGCTGCCAACCTCCAAGACAGGTGAGCGAAAGATTGAACATGTTCGTCTCTGCCTGAATGAGGAAGTGGGCGGCAGCGGGATTACTACAGGTTTTGAGCACTACCGGTTCCGGCATAACGCTCTTCCAGAACTGAATTTTGACAATATCTCGCTGCGCACGGTCTTTCTGGAACGCCAGTTGCGCACACCGCTATTAATCAGTTCCATGACGGGTGGCAGTGCAGCTACCGGGGCCATCAATGCCCGGTTGGCCGAGGCTGCTGAACGGCGGGGCTGGGCGCTTGGTGTAGGCTCTGTTCGGGCGGCGGTAGAGCGTTCTGAACTTGCTTCTTCCTTTCGTGTGCGAGACAAAGCACCAAGCATTCCTGTTATCGCAAATATCGGTGCTGTGCAGCTATCCTATGGCTTTGGTGTAGAGGAGTGCCGCCGGGCTGTAGAGATCGTCGGTGCAGATTATCTGGTACTGCATCTTAACGGACTGCAGGAGGTCTTTCAACCGGAAGGCAACACCGGATTTGCTTCCCTGCTGTCGCAGATTGAGCAGGTATGCCGCATGCTTGAAGTCCCGGTAGGTGTGAAGGAGGTTGGCTGGGGTATCGATGGCGAGACCGCAGCCAAGCTCTACAATGCCGGAGCGGCTTTCATCGATGTAGCTGGTGCAGGCGGCACCTCCTGGAGTCAGGTGGAGAAGTTCCGCAGCACGGACCCTGTTCGCCGCGCTGCGGCTGAGGCTTTTGCCGATTGGGGGATTCCCACTGCTGAATGCATCGCTGAGGTGCGGGCGGTGTCACCGAATGGTGCTTTGATTGGCAGCGGTGGATTAAAGCATGGTGTGGACGCGGCTAAGGCCTTGGCACTGGGTGCGAATCTCGCCGGTTTCGGTCGAAATCTGCTCGGTCCAGCTGTTCATTCGGAAGAAGCGCTGGATGCAGCGCTGGCTCAGATAGAGCTGGAGCTGCGAACGGCCATGTTCGGCATCGGTGCTCCCGATCTCGCAGCACTGCGCGGCACTTCTCGCCTTGTCCGCGGTTAG
- a CDS encoding GNAT family N-acetyltransferase codes for MIKLVQMDETTFQFFLGHSTRDYAEGKMKAGAWDVVSALKQSKEEMTQFLPKGLNTEGAYLYSVVELESDTQAGYIWFNVNEGRSGLEAFIYDIYIFEPFQGKGYGKLAILALDEEAREMNITKIGLHVFGQNNRAFELYKKMGYLVTDITMSKEL; via the coding sequence ATGATCAAACTGGTCCAAATGGACGAAACAACATTCCAATTTTTTCTAGGTCATTCCACTCGCGATTATGCTGAAGGTAAGATGAAAGCAGGGGCTTGGGATGTAGTTAGCGCGCTGAAGCAATCCAAGGAAGAAATGACGCAATTTCTGCCTAAAGGTCTGAATACGGAAGGCGCTTATTTATATTCTGTAGTGGAGCTTGAAAGTGACACTCAGGCCGGATACATCTGGTTTAATGTCAATGAAGGACGCAGCGGGCTGGAAGCCTTCATTTATGATATTTATATTTTTGAACCCTTTCAGGGTAAGGGGTACGGCAAGCTAGCGATACTGGCGCTGGATGAAGAAGCTCGGGAGATGAATATCACCAAAATCGGCCTGCATGTCTTCGGCCAGAACAACCGTGCCTTTGAGCTGTACAAAAAAATGGGCTACCTCGTAACCGATATTACTATGTCCAAAGAGCTGTAA
- a CDS encoding IS110 family transposase codes for MEILIERCCGLDVHKKSITACIITSKGKEIRSFETLTRRLIDLVDWIKSERCTHVAMESTGDYWKPIYNLLEMEDLEPLVVNAQHIKAVPGRKTDVKDAEWIAKLLRHGLVQGSYIPNRDQRELREIIRYRRSIIEERTREVNRLQKVLEGGNIKLSSVASNVLGVSGRNMLEAMIQGESDPSILADFAQKKLKAKKEQLKLALEGSLGPHQLLMLEKQLSHIDQLNELITELDEEIERRMSPFAEDLKLLDTIPGVGKRTAEQILAEIGTDMTRFPSAGHLCSWAGMTPGHDESAGKKRSAKTRKGNKKLRSALVESARAAGRKKNTYLSAQYHRIAGRRGKNRAAVAVGHSILAIVYILLTRRQEYKELGFDYFDQRNHDMVMNRSIKRLESLGYQVNLSEQTA; via the coding sequence GTGGAAATACTCATTGAACGTTGCTGTGGATTGGATGTGCACAAGAAGAGTATCACAGCATGTATCATCACCTCGAAAGGAAAGGAGATTCGGAGTTTTGAAACATTGACTCGTCGGCTGATTGATCTGGTAGATTGGATCAAAAGCGAACGGTGCACCCATGTCGCGATGGAGAGTACCGGAGATTACTGGAAACCCATTTATAATCTGCTAGAAATGGAAGACCTTGAGCCACTGGTCGTAAACGCCCAGCATATCAAAGCCGTGCCAGGACGCAAAACGGACGTGAAAGATGCAGAATGGATAGCGAAATTACTCCGGCATGGGTTGGTGCAAGGCAGCTACATTCCGAATCGGGATCAACGAGAACTTCGGGAAATTATCCGTTATCGCCGAAGTATCATTGAAGAACGCACGCGTGAAGTGAACCGGCTGCAAAAGGTACTAGAAGGCGGCAATATCAAACTTTCGTCGGTAGCGTCTAATGTGCTAGGCGTGTCTGGACGAAACATGCTGGAAGCGATGATTCAAGGAGAAAGTGATCCGTCCATCCTGGCTGACTTTGCGCAAAAGAAGTTAAAGGCCAAGAAAGAGCAATTGAAACTTGCACTGGAGGGAAGCCTAGGTCCCCATCAATTATTAATGCTGGAAAAACAGTTGTCGCATATCGACCAATTGAATGAGTTAATCACGGAACTGGATGAAGAGATCGAGCGCCGAATGAGCCCTTTTGCTGAGGATCTGAAGTTGTTGGATACCATCCCCGGTGTCGGTAAGCGAACCGCTGAGCAAATTCTGGCGGAAATTGGGACAGACATGACACGGTTTCCAAGTGCAGGACATTTATGTTCCTGGGCAGGGATGACTCCAGGTCACGATGAAAGTGCGGGGAAGAAGAGATCCGCCAAAACCCGAAAAGGGAACAAAAAACTACGAAGTGCACTCGTAGAATCAGCGCGAGCCGCAGGACGAAAAAAGAACACCTACCTGTCGGCGCAATATCACCGAATCGCAGGCAGGCGAGGGAAAAACAGAGCGGCCGTGGCCGTTGGACACAGCATTTTAGCGATTGTATACATCTTGTTAACGCGAAGACAAGAATATAAGGAACTAGGATTTGACTACTTCGACCAACGAAACCACGATATGGTAATGAACCGTTCTATTAAACGTTTGGAATCCTTGGGATACCAAGTGAATCTGAGTGAGCAAACGGCCTGA
- the ychF gene encoding redox-regulated ATPase YchF: MALKAGIVGLPNVGKSTLFNAITQAGAEAANYPFCTIDPNVGVVEVPDERLVKLTELVQPKKVVPTAFEFVDIAGLVRGASKGEGLGNKFLAHIREVDAIVHVVRCFEDENVTHVDGKVNPLSDIETINLELILADLESIEKRIDRARKNLKGGEKKIVQEVELLERIKEALYKDKPARSLDLSEEEQLIVRDLHLLTLKPVLYAANVGEDEVADADNNPFVQQVREFAASENAEVVPISAKMEAEIAELEGEDKAMFLEELGLQESGLNRLIKVAYKQLGLYTYFTAGVQEVRAWTIHRGTKAPGAAGVIHTDFERGFIRAEVVAYADLLAAGSMNGAKERGQLRLEGKEYLVQDGDVMHFRFNV, encoded by the coding sequence ATGGCTTTGAAAGCTGGAATCGTTGGACTTCCCAACGTCGGGAAATCTACATTGTTTAATGCTATAACGCAAGCAGGAGCAGAAGCTGCTAACTATCCGTTTTGCACCATTGACCCTAATGTGGGTGTCGTTGAAGTTCCGGACGAACGTCTGGTAAAGCTGACAGAATTGGTTCAGCCTAAGAAAGTGGTTCCGACCGCTTTTGAATTTGTAGATATTGCCGGGCTTGTGCGCGGTGCTAGTAAAGGTGAAGGTCTTGGCAACAAGTTTCTGGCTCATATCCGCGAAGTAGACGCTATCGTACATGTTGTGCGTTGTTTTGAAGACGAGAATGTTACACATGTTGATGGTAAAGTGAACCCGCTTAGCGACATTGAGACGATTAATCTGGAGTTGATCCTTGCGGATCTAGAGAGTATCGAGAAACGTATTGATCGTGCCCGCAAAAACCTCAAGGGCGGCGAGAAGAAAATCGTTCAGGAAGTCGAGCTGTTGGAGCGCATCAAGGAAGCTCTCTATAAAGACAAGCCCGCACGCAGCCTAGATTTGTCTGAAGAGGAACAACTTATCGTGCGCGATCTTCATCTGCTGACGCTGAAGCCGGTACTTTATGCGGCTAATGTGGGCGAAGATGAAGTGGCTGATGCCGACAATAATCCTTTTGTACAGCAGGTACGTGAGTTTGCGGCCTCTGAGAATGCGGAAGTTGTGCCAATCAGTGCCAAGATGGAGGCAGAAATTGCCGAGCTGGAAGGCGAAGACAAGGCGATGTTCCTGGAAGAGCTTGGACTACAGGAATCCGGTCTGAACCGTCTGATCAAAGTGGCTTACAAACAGCTGGGCTTGTACACCTATTTCACAGCAGGCGTACAGGAAGTACGCGCTTGGACGATCCACCGCGGGACCAAAGCGCCTGGAGCAGCTGGTGTCATTCACACCGACTTTGAGCGTGGTTTTATCCGTGCTGAAGTTGTGGCCTATGCGGATCTGCTGGCTGCCGGTTCGATGAACGGAGCCAAGGAACGTGGTCAATTGCGTCTGGAAGGTAAAGAATATTTGGTGCAGGACGGCGATGTTATGCATTTCCGGTTTAACGTATAA
- the prfA gene encoding peptide chain release factor 1: MLDRLQSLAGRYEKLSELLCDPDVASDSKKLRDYSKEQSDLQPAYEAYAEYKNVMEELEAAKIMQGEKLDDDMKEMVKMEIDDLSSRQVELEAKIHLLLLPKDPNDDKNVIVEIRGAAGGDEAALFASDLYRMYTRFADTQGWRVELMDANTNDLGGFKEVIFLINGRGAYSKLKYESGAHRVQRIPTTESGGRIHTSTSTVSVMPEAEEFEIEIHDKDIRVDTFCSSGAGGQSVNTTKSAVRVTHIPTGIMATCQDGKSQNSNKDKALQVLRARISDMKRQEEEAKYAGERKSKVGTGDRSERIRTYNFPQSRVTDHRIGLTLHRLEQVMNGDIADIISALSIAEQADLMEKGE, from the coding sequence TTGTTGGACCGATTGCAATCCCTGGCGGGCCGCTATGAGAAACTCAGTGAACTGCTTTGTGACCCGGATGTTGCAAGCGATAGTAAGAAACTGAGGGACTATTCCAAAGAACAATCAGACCTGCAGCCAGCCTATGAGGCGTATGCTGAATATAAAAATGTAATGGAAGAGCTTGAAGCCGCTAAAATTATGCAGGGCGAGAAGCTTGATGATGACATGAAGGAAATGGTCAAGATGGAGATAGATGACCTTTCTTCGCGTCAGGTGGAGCTGGAGGCTAAGATTCATCTGTTGCTGCTGCCTAAAGATCCAAATGATGACAAGAACGTGATCGTGGAAATCCGCGGCGCAGCTGGCGGAGACGAAGCGGCCTTGTTCGCGTCTGATCTCTACCGGATGTACACTCGTTTTGCCGATACTCAAGGCTGGCGCGTCGAGTTAATGGATGCGAACACGAATGATCTCGGCGGATTTAAAGAGGTGATCTTCCTCATCAACGGACGTGGTGCATACAGCAAGTTGAAATATGAAAGTGGCGCACATCGGGTACAGCGTATTCCAACGACTGAATCTGGTGGACGTATTCATACTTCTACTTCTACAGTATCGGTTATGCCGGAAGCGGAGGAATTTGAAATCGAAATTCACGATAAAGATATTCGTGTAGATACCTTCTGTTCCAGCGGCGCGGGCGGCCAGTCCGTTAATACAACCAAGTCTGCAGTGCGTGTAACCCATATCCCTACGGGTATCATGGCTACCTGTCAGGATGGCAAGTCGCAGAACTCCAATAAAGACAAAGCTCTGCAAGTGCTTCGGGCCCGGATCTCGGATATGAAGCGTCAAGAGGAAGAAGCAAAGTATGCCGGAGAACGGAAGAGCAAAGTCGGCACTGGTGACCGCAGTGAGCGTATTCGTACCTACAATTTTCCGCAGAGCCGGGTTACGGATCATCGGATCGGCCTTACCTTGCACCGTTTGGAGCAGGTCATGAATGGAGATATTGCCGATATTATCTCGGCACTGTCCATTGCAGAACAAGCAGATTTGATGGAAAAAGGAGAATAA
- the prmC gene encoding peptide chain release factor N(5)-glutamine methyltransferase has protein sequence MKHGAYVMSEVQSIREAFAEASSFLSRSGANEPQRSAQLLLEHVLGLSGAAYYMALADPFPGADREVWEAMVTRRGAGEPVQYIIGEQEFYGRVFEVTPEVLIPRPETELLVEAILRYSAELWPKEQSLSAVDIGAGSGAISVTLAAEAPAWRVCAGDISPAALTVAARNAARHGTAVDFRLGDLLEPFAGLETDILVSNPPYIPGADIAGLQREVRDHEPRTALDGGTDGLDPYRRMMEQLPLFPAPPRLVGFELGFGQAEQVAALLTATGHWSEIITIHDLAGIARHVIGITR, from the coding sequence TTGAAACACGGCGCATATGTTATGTCGGAAGTGCAAAGCATTCGGGAAGCCTTTGCGGAGGCTTCTTCTTTTTTAAGCCGGAGTGGTGCAAATGAGCCGCAGCGGAGTGCTCAACTGCTGCTTGAGCATGTGCTTGGCTTGTCCGGCGCGGCGTATTACATGGCGCTGGCTGATCCATTTCCAGGCGCGGACCGGGAAGTGTGGGAAGCCATGGTGACCCGCCGCGGCGCAGGCGAACCTGTGCAATATATTATAGGCGAGCAAGAGTTCTACGGACGGGTCTTCGAAGTAACACCGGAGGTGTTGATTCCCCGTCCGGAGACTGAGCTGCTCGTCGAAGCTATTCTGCGCTACAGCGCGGAGCTGTGGCCCAAGGAGCAGTCGCTCAGCGCCGTCGACATCGGCGCCGGCAGCGGAGCGATCTCCGTCACGCTGGCGGCCGAAGCGCCGGCGTGGCGGGTCTGCGCCGGCGACATCTCGCCGGCGGCCCTAACCGTGGCTGCGCGCAACGCAGCGCGTCACGGCACAGCCGTGGACTTCCGGCTCGGCGACCTGCTCGAGCCGTTTGCGGGGCTGGAGACGGATATCCTCGTCTCCAATCCGCCCTACATTCCCGGCGCAGACATCGCCGGGCTGCAGCGTGAGGTGCGCGACCATGAGCCGCGCACGGCGCTGGATGGCGGCACGGACGGGCTGGACCCGTACCGCCGCATGATGGAGCAGCTGCCGCTCTTTCCGGCACCGCCACGGCTGGTCGGCTTCGAGCTCGGCTTCGGCCAGGCGGAGCAGGTGGCTGCGCTGCTTACAGCGACTGGTCACTGGAGCGAAATCATCACGATCCATGACCTCGCGGGGATTGCGCGGCATGTAATTGGCATAACGCGCTGA